Proteins from a genomic interval of Cottoperca gobio chromosome 8, fCotGob3.1, whole genome shotgun sequence:
- the elof1 gene encoding transcription elongation factor 1 homolog, whose amino-acid sequence MGRRKSKRKPPPKKKMTGNLDVQFTCPFCNHEKSCDVKMERTRNTGIISCSVCLEEFQTPITYLSEPVDVYSDWIDACESANQ is encoded by the exons ATGGGGCGCAGAAAGTCAAAGAGAAAGCCACCTCCAAAGAAAAAAATGACAGGTAACCTGGACGTCCAGTTCACTTGCCCGTTCTGTAACCACGAAAAATCCTGCGATGTCAAAAT GGAACGAACCCGCAACACAGGAATTATATCATGCAGTGTTTGCTTGGAGGAGTTCCAGACTCCAATAACCT ATCTGTCCGAGCCAGTGGACGTTTACAGTGATTGGATCGATGCCTGTGAATCAGCCAATCAATAG
- the tmem205 gene encoding transmembrane protein 205 encodes MATEGEPTDLVKVLHLLVLSFSWGMQVWVSFIAGFALVLQVSRHTFGLVQSKLFPVYFYCLLGSNVVSLAVFAVYHPRELLDWHESVQMVLYFVALIMAGLNAQWFGPTATEVMFQMREVEKEHDLGNQIGLGSQKEAYAKLKEQDPKYRAYKRTFGCYHGLSNLCNLIGFICTSTNLIYTALNLSTI; translated from the exons ATGGCAACAGAGGGGGAGCCCACAGACTTGGTCAAAGTGCTGCACCTCCTGGTGCTCTCTTTCTCCTGGGGTATGCAGGTCTGGGTCTCCTTCATAGCAG GTTTTGCATTGGTGTTGCAGGTAAGTCGGCATACCTTTGGCCTGGTGCAGAGTAAGCTCTTCCCTGTGTACTTCTACTGCCTTCTGGGTAGCAACGTAGTAAGCCTGGCTGTTTTTGCTGTGTACCACCCCAGGGAGCTGCTGGACTGGCATGAAAGTGTGCAG ATGGTTTTGTACTTTGTGGCACTGATCATGGCGGGCCTGAATGCCCAGTGGTTCGGCCCAACGGCCACTGAGGTGATGTTCCAGATGAGGGAAGTGGAGAAGGAGCATGACCTGGGGAACCAGATTGGCTTGGGCAGCCAGAAAGAGGCTTATGCTAAACTCAAAGAGCAGGACCCCAAGTACAGAGCCTACAAGCGCACGTTTGGCTGCTACCACGGGTTGTCCAACCTCTGCAACCTGATAGGATTCATCTGCACCTCAACTAATTTGATCTACACAGCTCTGAATTTATCCACCATTTAG
- the rab3db gene encoding RAB3D, member RAS oncogene family, b — translation MASNDSRLQQQPSQKDAADQNFDYMFKLLIIGNSSVGKTSFLFRYADDSFTSAFVSTVGIDFKVKTVFRNDKRIKLQIWDTAGQERYRTITTAYYRGAMGFLLMYDITNQDSFNAVQDWATQIKTYSWDNAQVILVGNKCDLEDDRIVPTEDSQRLAEDLGFQFFEASAKDNINVKQVFERLVDVICEKMNESMEGDINLVTNHRNQALKDSPSESHGGCAC, via the exons ATGGCATCAAATGACTCGCGGCTCCAGCAGCAACCCTCCCAGAAGGATGCGGCCGACCAGAACTTTGACTACATGTTCAAGCTTCTGATCATTGGCAACAGCAGCGTAGGAAAAACCTCCTTCCTGTTTCGCTACGCAGACGACTCCTTCACCTCCGCCTTCGTCAGCACCGTGGGCATCGACTTCAAGGTCAAGACCGTCTTCCGCAATGACAAGAGGATCAAGTTGCAGATCTGG gaTACAGCAGGGCAAGAGCGCTACCGTACCATCACCACAGCCTACTACAGAGGAGCCATGGGCTTCCTGCTCATGTATGACATCACAAACCAGGACTCCTTTAACGCAGTTCAGGACTG GGCGACGCAGATCAAGACGTACTCGTGGGACAATGCTCAGGTGATTCTGGTTGGTAACAAGTGTGACCTGGAGGACGACAGGATCGTACCCACAGAGGATAGCCAGAGACTGGCAGAGGATCTAG GTTTCCAGTTCTTCGAGGCCAGCGCCAAGGACAACATCAACGTGAAGCAGGTGTTTGAACGTCTTGTGGACGTCATCTGTGAGAAGATGAACGAGAGCATGGAGGGAGACATCAACCTCGTAACCAACCACAGGAACCAGGCCCTTAAAGACTCGCCTTCAGAGAGCCACGGGGGCTGCGCTTGCTAA
- the epor gene encoding erythropoietin receptor, with protein sequence MICDHLRRLLALFMIFCAIRNSSIAQGARDSERKMSMLLKEEPENPKCFVEGRKDFTCFWEEDEERAGSLDQYSFTYTYQNENSSRCPLRALPAAGGKRLFVCHLNQTQMFVQMDIQVHREGRLIHNRSLFIELVFLPDPPANVTVSSTGQQGQLNVSWVPPPLKYMDDSMMYEVSYTTADSYVGQVEVVRASSELILRGLQPGTKFKMQVRVKLDGISYNGYWSAWSDPVFMETLPAELDHLIMSLTLIISFILIVLSLTVLLSHRRFVVKKIWPTIPTPDSKFQDLFSVYGGDFQEWLGQTNGGIWLSPALFYSEECPSPLEVLSELPHPSLPFPPLPPKVSGALTTGGKEDKDVKTGLDQRDLLESDDSALSEQWRATPHNHWLMDRLRALHQNPVPCSKSSLLESQDAYVTLSANNRSVDEHHDDVLEETLPLEVLFASRKTVSYESHSDLGSVQQSFGSGRLSSQSSFEYPNPAWMAKGPGYTYMAVADSGVSMDYSPMTRVDDIGKVVIYANEYKNEIPTPRRPFLLRHYPVDDDG encoded by the exons ATGATATGCGATCACCTGAGACGATTGTTGGCGCTTTTTATGATATTCTGCGCCATTCGAAATTCTTCCATCGCCCAGGGAGCACGAGATTCCGAAAGAAAAA TGTCTATGCTGCTGAAAGAGGAGCCAGAAAACCCAAAGTGCTTCGTTGAAGGCAGGAAGGACTTCACATGCTTCtgggaggaagatgaagagcgGGCCGGCTCTTTGGATCAGTACTCCTTCACATACACCTATCA GaatgaaaacagcagcaggtgCCCACTGAGAGCACTCCCTGCAGCCGGCGGGAAGAGGCTGTTCGTCTGCCATCTGAACCAAACCCAGATGTTTGTCCAAATGGACATACAAGTTCATCGAGAGGGAAGACTAATCCACAACCGCAGCCTTTTCATCGAGCTTGTCT TTCTTCCGGACCCTCCGGCTAACGTGACGGTGAGCAGCACGGGTCAGCAAGGTCAGCTGAATGTCAGCTGGGTGCCTCCTCCACTCAAGTACATGGATGACAGCATGATGTACGAGGTCAGCTACACTACGGCGGACAGCTACGTTGGACAG GTAGAGGTGGTACGAGCCAGCTCAGAGCTGATCCTGAGAGGTCTGCAGCCGGGCACAAAGTTCAAGATGCAAGTCCGTGTGAAGCTCGACGGGATTAGCTACAATGGCTATTGGAGTGCCTGGAGTGACCCGGTGTTCATGGAAACACTGCCTGCGG AACTCGACCACCTCATCATGTCCCTGACTCTCATCATCTCCTTCATCCTCATTGTGCTGTCTCTCACCGTGCTCCTGTCCCATCGAAG GTTTGTTGTAAAGAAGATTTGGCCGACTATTCCAACTCCTGACAGCAAATTCCAAGACCTGTTCAGTGTTTATGGTGGCGACTTTCAA GAGTGGTTAGGGCAGACCAATGGAGGCATATGGTTGAGTCCAGCTCTTTTCTACTCGGAAGAATGCCCTTCTCCTCTGGAAGTCCTGTCAGAACTCCCACACCCCTCACTGCCTTTCCCGCCTTTGCCACCTAAGGTATCTGGAGCTTTGACCACAGGCGGAAAGGAGGACAAGGACGTAAAGACAGGACTGGACCAGAGAGATTTGTTGGAAAGCGATGATTCAGCTCTGTCAGAGCAATGGAGAGCAACACCACACAACCATTGGCTGATGGACCGCTTAAGGGCACTCCACCAGAACCCCGTTCCCTGCTCCAAGTCCTCTCTGCTGGAGTCCCAAGACGCCTACGTCACCCTCAGCGCCAACAACCGCAGCGTAGACGAACACCATGATGATGTTCTTGAGGAGACCTTACCCCTCGAGGTGCTTTTTGCCTCCAGAAAGACAGTGTCTTATGAATCTCACTCCGACCTGGGATCCGTGCAGCAGAGCTTCGGGTCGGGTCGCCTCTCGTCACAGTCCAGCTTCGAGTACCCAAACCCCGCCTGGATGGCCAAAGGCCCTGGGTACACCTACATGGCAGTGGCAGACTCTGGGGTCTCTATGGATTACAGCCCCATGACCAGAGTAGACGACATTGGAAAAGTGGTCATCTACGCCAATGAGTACAAGAACGAGATCCCCACTCCTAGAAGGCCCTTCCTGCTGAGGCATTACCCCGTTGACGATGACGGCTGA
- the swsap1 gene encoding ATPase SWSAP1, whose protein sequence is MTDILTLVFRTFMSQTDVRKELTVVPPSPASCSALLVGHSRISRSVLLLAAVAAASEMGMRVVFFTQTQIQSLPVSLQKCVPSLSPESLKKIKFSYPRTVEELLQQVAGLHEPPNTSPTPPSLIIVDRLEGYLCGGAGGSLSGFQPGEQSCAAHLSALLCDTAAFLTQLLKQRSPSSAPCRVIASFQSEVDTGQVGREASATDPILAVLDRYFQVRCTLDRDSSYEAAAAGLQDVWHVYLSRTGITEASCTEDCEDGPAVAQEWQLLISPDGLMEFKLP, encoded by the exons ATGACAGACATTTTAACACTTGTGTTTAGGACTTTTATGTCACAAACAGACGTACGGAAGGAGCTTACAGTCGTCCCTCCGTCTCCCGCCAGCTGCAGCGCGCTGCTGGTGGGACACAGCCGCATCAGccgctctgtgctgctgctggcggCCGTGGCGGCGGCCTCGGAGATGGGAATGAGAGTGGTGTTCTTCACCCAAACACAAATTCAGAGCCTCCCAGTGTCACTGCAGAAGTGTGTCCCCAGCCTGAGCCCAGAGAGTCTAAAG aaaatcaaatTTTCCTATCCCAGGACagtggaggagctgctgcagcaggtggCCGGCCTTCACGAGCCCCCCAACACGTCTCCCACACCTCCCTCACTGATCATAGTGGACAGGCTGGAGGGTTACCTGTGTGGAGGAGCAGGCGGCAGCCTTAGTGGATTTCAGCCAGGAGAGCAGTCCTGCGCTGCACACCTGTCCGCACTGCTCTGCGACACTGCTGCCTTCCTCACACAACTCCTGAAACAACGCTCTCCAAGCTCGGCCCCCTGCCGCGTCATCGCCTCTTTCCAGTCAGAAGTGGACACTGGGCAAGTCGGCAGGGAGGCCTCTGCCACAGATCCCATCCTCGCTGTTCTTGATCGATATTTCCAGGTGCGCTGTACTCTGGACCGAGACAGCAGctatgaagctgcagcagctggactGCAGGATGTGTGGCACGTTTACCTTTCTAGGACAGGCATCACGGAGGCCTCTTGTACTGAAGACTGTGAGGACGGGCCGGCTGTCGCCCAAGAGTGGCAGCTGTTAATTTCGCCTGATGGTTTAATGGAGTTTAAGTTGCCTTAA